A genome region from Nocardia sp. NBC_00565 includes the following:
- a CDS encoding cobyrinate a,c-diamide synthase, which translates to MRAVPAVVIAAPASGSGKTTVATGLIGALRRAGHRVAPFKVGPDYIDPGYHGLAAGRPGRNLDPVLVGAERVVPLYRHGADGCDLAVVEGVMGLFDGRIDENQSAAIAEGSTAQVAGLLGAPVILVVDARGHSQSLAALLHGFATFDAAIRLGGVILNRVGSERHDQVLRAACDRVGLPVLGSLPRMSELEVPSRHLGLIPAVEHGPAATAAVEAMTNLVAAHVDLAAIARLADSTVTGPAWDPVTAVRAAAQSASERAALAGSSASRPEAGSRGATAGPGDGVAMGLGRTDDSGVARAAGAGEVTAGVVARGFGEGMFSVTAGAAAGFEPVIAMAGGAAFTFGYAEHRELLVAAGARVVVFDPLQDELPTGTAGLVLPGGFPEEHAAALAANARLLAQVGAQVRAGLPVHAECAGLLYLARSLDGHPMAGVVDATAEFGPRLTLGYRDAVALADSPLWRAGERVRGHEFHRTRLVARGDDTAAWGWHVGGDRIREGALVHRVHASYLHTHPAGNPEATSRFVTTATRYANARAAT; encoded by the coding sequence GTGAGGGCGGTTCCGGCGGTGGTGATCGCGGCTCCGGCTTCGGGGAGTGGGAAGACCACGGTGGCAACGGGTTTGATCGGGGCGCTGCGGCGGGCGGGGCACCGGGTTGCGCCTTTCAAGGTGGGCCCGGATTACATCGATCCTGGGTATCACGGGCTGGCTGCTGGGCGGCCGGGGCGCAATCTCGATCCCGTGCTCGTCGGCGCGGAACGAGTTGTGCCGCTGTATCGCCACGGTGCCGACGGCTGTGATCTGGCGGTGGTCGAGGGCGTGATGGGGCTGTTCGACGGGCGCATCGACGAGAACCAATCCGCGGCGATCGCCGAGGGATCCACCGCTCAGGTCGCCGGATTACTGGGCGCGCCAGTGATATTGGTCGTCGACGCCCGCGGCCACAGCCAGAGCCTCGCCGCCCTGCTGCACGGCTTCGCCACCTTCGACGCCGCGATCCGCCTCGGCGGCGTCATCCTGAACCGCGTCGGCAGCGAACGCCACGACCAGGTCCTCCGCGCGGCCTGCGACCGAGTGGGCCTCCCCGTCCTCGGTTCGCTGCCGCGCATGAGCGAACTCGAGGTCCCCTCCCGCCATCTCGGCCTGATCCCCGCCGTCGAGCACGGCCCCGCCGCCACAGCCGCCGTCGAAGCAATGACGAATCTCGTTGCCGCCCATGTCGATCTGGCCGCCATAGCCCGACTTGCCGACTCGACCGTGACCGGTCCCGCATGGGATCCCGTGACCGCCGTCCGCGCCGCCGCGCAGTCGGCGTCCGAACGAGCGGCGCTCGCCGGGAGCAGTGCATCGCGGCCGGAAGCCGGCTCGAGGGGTGCGACTGCTGGTCCGGGTGATGGGGTTGCAATGGGATTAGGTCGCACCGACGATTCTGGAGTCGCGCGAGCTGCCGGAGCTGGGGAGGTTACGGCCGGAGTTGTGGCCAGGGGATTCGGCGAGGGGATGTTCTCCGTCACCGCTGGTGCGGCAGCGGGATTCGAGCCGGTGATTGCGATGGCTGGTGGGGCCGCGTTCACCTTTGGGTATGCCGAGCATCGGGAGTTGTTGGTGGCGGCGGGGGCTCGGGTTGTTGTCTTCGATCCGTTGCAGGATGAACTGCCCACCGGTACCGCGGGATTGGTGTTGCCGGGTGGGTTTCCGGAGGAGCATGCGGCGGCACTGGCGGCGAATGCTCGGCTGCTGGCGCAGGTCGGTGCGCAGGTGCGGGCCGGGCTTCCGGTGCACGCGGAATGCGCTGGGCTGCTGTATCTCGCTCGGTCGCTCGACGGTCACCCGATGGCGGGTGTGGTCGATGCGACAGCGGAATTCGGTCCGCGCCTCACCCTCGGCTACCGAGATGCGGTGGCGCTCGCCGATTCCCCGCTGTGGCGGGCGGGAGAGCGCGTGCGCGGCCACGAATTCCACCGCACTCGACTTGTCGCCCGTGGCGACGACACCGCCGCCTGGGGTTGGCACGTCGGCGGAGATCGCATCCGCGAGGGCGCTCTCGTCCACCGCGTACACGCCTCCTACCTGCACACCCACCCTGCCGGAAACCCCGAAGCCACAAGCCGTTTCGTCACCACAGCCACCCGATACGCCAATGCCCGTGCCGCCACCTGA
- the cobO gene encoding cob(I)yrinic acid a,c-diamide adenosyltransferase: MPKGVPETVPDDGLTTRQRRNQPVLAVHTGPGKGKSTAAFGMALRAWNQGFDVAVFQFVKSAKWKVGEEAAFRTLGRLHEETGTGGPVEWHKMGEGWSWTRKQGSDEDHAAAALAGWQEIARRLKAEQHRFYVLDEFTYPLKWGWVDIDEVVDTLRNRPGNQHVVITGRDAPQPLIEAADLVTEMTKIKHPMDTGRKGQRGIEW, translated from the coding sequence ATGCCTAAGGGTGTGCCGGAGACGGTTCCGGATGATGGCCTGACCACGCGGCAGCGGCGCAATCAGCCGGTGCTCGCGGTGCATACCGGACCGGGTAAGGGGAAGTCGACGGCCGCATTCGGGATGGCGCTGCGGGCGTGGAATCAAGGATTCGATGTCGCGGTGTTCCAGTTCGTGAAGAGCGCCAAGTGGAAGGTGGGGGAGGAGGCGGCTTTTCGCACCCTCGGTCGCCTGCACGAGGAGACCGGTACCGGCGGACCGGTCGAATGGCACAAGATGGGCGAAGGCTGGTCGTGGACCCGCAAGCAGGGCAGCGACGAGGACCACGCCGCCGCCGCACTCGCCGGCTGGCAGGAAATCGCGCGCAGGCTGAAGGCCGAGCAGCACCGCTTCTACGTGCTCGACGAATTCACCTACCCCCTCAAATGGGGCTGGGTCGACATCGACGAGGTCGTCGACACCTTACGCAACCGCCCCGGCAACCAACACGTCGTCATCACCGGCCGAGACGCTCCCCAACCCCTGATCGAAGCCGCCGACCTGGTCACTGAAATGACCAAGATCAAACACCCCATGGACACAGGCCGCAAAGGCCAACGAGGCATCGAATGGTGA
- a CDS encoding magnesium chelatase subunit D family protein: METAPHASSLTGSRPGADGDAGFPFSAVVGQERLQLALILCAVHPGIGGVLVRGEKGTAKSTVVRALAQLLPPVVDETGARPARLVELPVGATEDRVVGSLDLERVLRDGEQAFRPGLLAAAHHGVLYVDEVNLLHDHLVDVLLDAAAMGRVHIERDGVSHSHPARFVLVGTMNPEEGELRPQLLDRFGLTVDVAASRNVDVRMAVVRRRLDYEADPDGFAGRYAAADRAVAERILTARDRVGEVALDNVELRRIAALCASFDVDGMRADLVVARTATAHAAWRGASAVAEEDVRIAAELALPHRRRRDPFDEPGISEEQLDEAMRAAGEEAARESESSGESDEFGTDSPGRSRPNADQGPEDDPDGNGPDSGGPGGGSPKDGPDKVGPDNRGPADGSANDSPPDNGGSSDGPGDGGPDDRGPDSPNGGGRPAREGRTAAPATSVVTPPRWEVPGVGEGAAGRRSRAQTRQGRTVRSSTDTASGLHLLGTVFAAAPHQRSRGRTDGPLKLAADDLRGAYREGREGNLVVFVVDASGSMAARDRLAAVTGAVVALLRDAYQRRDKVAVITVRGQEAELVLPPTSSVDIAVRRLSGIRTGGKTPLAAGLLKAREVVHRERVRDPRRRPMLVLLTDGRATGGVDPVPRARTAANLLANEAITSIVVDCERGMIRLGLAADLARTLRAGYLQLGELTGDSVADIVRAGSGRVNATRAA; this comes from the coding sequence ATGGAAACCGCGCCGCATGCCTCTTCGCTGACCGGTTCGCGTCCAGGCGCCGACGGTGACGCGGGATTTCCGTTTTCCGCGGTGGTGGGGCAGGAGCGGTTGCAGCTGGCGTTGATCCTGTGCGCGGTACATCCCGGGATCGGCGGCGTGCTGGTGCGTGGGGAGAAGGGGACCGCGAAATCGACTGTGGTGCGGGCGCTCGCGCAGTTGCTGCCGCCGGTCGTCGATGAGACCGGTGCGCGGCCGGCTCGGCTCGTGGAGCTGCCGGTGGGCGCTACCGAAGACCGGGTGGTCGGTTCGCTGGATCTGGAGCGGGTGCTGCGCGATGGCGAGCAGGCGTTCCGGCCCGGACTGCTGGCGGCCGCGCATCACGGCGTGCTCTACGTCGACGAGGTGAACCTGCTGCACGACCACCTGGTGGATGTGTTGCTCGACGCCGCGGCGATGGGGCGGGTGCATATCGAGCGCGATGGGGTCTCGCATTCGCATCCGGCGCGGTTCGTGCTGGTAGGGACCATGAATCCGGAGGAAGGCGAGCTGCGTCCGCAGCTGCTGGACCGGTTCGGGCTCACCGTCGACGTCGCCGCCTCGCGGAATGTGGACGTGCGGATGGCGGTGGTGCGCCGTCGGCTGGATTACGAGGCGGACCCCGACGGGTTTGCCGGGCGCTATGCCGCCGCCGATCGGGCGGTGGCCGAGCGGATTCTCACGGCCCGCGATCGGGTCGGTGAGGTCGCGCTCGACAATGTGGAGCTGCGCCGGATCGCGGCGCTGTGCGCGTCGTTCGATGTGGACGGGATGCGGGCGGATCTGGTGGTGGCGCGGACCGCTACCGCGCATGCGGCCTGGCGTGGTGCGTCCGCGGTGGCCGAAGAGGATGTGCGCATTGCCGCCGAGTTGGCGCTGCCGCATCGGCGGCGGCGGGATCCCTTCGACGAGCCGGGGATCAGCGAAGAGCAGTTGGACGAGGCGATGCGCGCGGCTGGGGAAGAGGCGGCGCGTGAGTCCGAAAGTTCCGGCGAGAGTGATGAATTCGGGACGGATTCGCCGGGTCGATCTCGGCCGAATGCCGACCAGGGGCCCGAGGACGATCCTGATGGCAACGGCCCGGATAGCGGTGGGCCCGGTGGTGGTTCGCCGAAAGACGGGCCGGACAAGGTTGGTCCGGACAATCGTGGGCCCGCCGACGGCAGCGCGAACGATAGCCCGCCCGACAATGGCGGCTCGAGCGACGGTCCCGGCGATGGTGGTCCCGATGACCGCGGCCCCGATTCGCCGAACGGTGGCGGACGGCCCGCTCGTGAAGGGCGCACCGCTGCTCCCGCGACATCCGTTGTGACACCGCCTCGTTGGGAGGTCCCCGGCGTCGGCGAGGGTGCGGCGGGCCGCCGTTCGCGAGCGCAGACTCGGCAGGGGCGCACCGTCCGCTCCAGCACAGATACCGCCTCGGGCCTGCATCTGCTCGGCACCGTCTTCGCCGCCGCACCGCACCAGCGTTCTCGCGGCCGCACCGACGGACCGCTGAAGCTGGCTGCCGATGATCTGCGTGGCGCGTATCGCGAAGGGCGCGAAGGCAATCTGGTCGTCTTCGTGGTCGACGCCTCCGGATCGATGGCGGCCCGTGACCGGCTCGCCGCGGTCACCGGCGCCGTGGTCGCCTTGCTGCGCGACGCCTACCAGCGGCGCGACAAGGTCGCCGTGATCACTGTGCGCGGCCAGGAAGCCGAACTCGTCCTGCCGCCGACCTCCTCGGTCGATATCGCGGTGCGCCGTCTGTCCGGGATACGCACCGGTGGCAAAACCCCGCTCGCCGCAGGGCTTTTGAAGGCGCGTGAGGTCGTGCACCGCGAACGCGTCCGCGACCCGCGCCGCCGCCCGATGCTGGTGCTGCTCACCGACGGCCGCGCCACCGGCGGCGTCGACCCGGTACCCCGCGCCCGTACGGCCGCGAATCTGCTGGCCAACGAGGCGATCACGTCCATCGTCGTCGACTGCGAACGCGGCATGATCCGCCTCGGCCTCGCCGCCGATCTGGCCCGCACCCTGCGCGCCGGCTATCTCCAACTCGGCGAGCTGACCGGCGATTCGGTCGCCGATATCGTCCGCGCCGGATCCGGTCGGGTCAATGCGACCCGAGCCGCCTGA